A genomic window from Ruminiclostridium cellulolyticum H10 includes:
- a CDS encoding fascin domain-containing protein, producing the protein MSFMGARVAVKVSNGEYLCIEESNSLRAGMYDEMRKDIIFTVPAALSGAYIQTHTRDLLSVADDGTVKIKSNKELIANTESFDFICLGMNKVAIRAHNGKFVSFQKDVNKKLCAASDTIGPDEIFEVIVVFR; encoded by the coding sequence ATGTCTTTTATGGGGGCGAGAGTAGCTGTTAAAGTAAGTAACGGCGAATACTTATGTATTGAGGAAAGTAACAGCTTAAGGGCAGGGATGTATGATGAAATGAGGAAGGATATAATATTTACCGTTCCAGCAGCATTAAGCGGTGCTTACATACAAACACACACAAGAGACTTACTCAGTGTTGCAGATGATGGAACGGTAAAAATTAAATCCAATAAGGAGCTTATAGCTAATACCGAATCATTTGATTTTATTTGTCTGGGAATGAACAAGGTTGCAATTAGAGCACATAATGGGAAATTTGTAAGCTTTCAGAAAGATGTGAATAAAAAGTTATGTGCAGCAAGTGATACAATTGGTCCTGATGAAATTTTTGAGGTTATAGTTGTCTTTAGATAA
- a CDS encoding ATP-binding protein, producing the protein MLETLIKVVIYIFSAGVHLFLLFKIKSIKHSRQLHRICALNILILFLWTVQGLSNIIIDSITGYRIYYIYFFGSVCVFFLPATLIMLCILLVKNKISHIATYVLICIPPVTSTLMLVTNSYHKLFIKYISADIKTLVFGNYYYIHCTWQLIYATFAVLYLIYYSLKYTNCLTRQILLVALGIIMPIAVDYVVYLNYFSNLPISLPDSIHTLSYCFTTVCLTIAIRKYKFLDTLPIAIRSIVDYISDSFVVIDYRNNILEMNKNFKTEFGPIIKHNENDFYKVMKDDNFQNLKKHISKIKNERTHPNIRTEQEFIINNVQRYFEIEIIHVYAHEQYIAILILFRDMTEHMQVIKLMEENAKQMIEKARLISLHNLIGGISHNMKSPLMSSSGGILALKNHTRRIESLISEMNNKGEYSEYLDIIADMKKWEDSIKNYLVYMSDIITAVKEQAASMIGNQIKRFKVGELFSKISILLDFELKKSNCSLNSILNIKEDTYIEGDISSLTQILGNAVINATQAYSEGGVINLQADRKPEGVLFTIQDFGKGMPLDIKNKIFNEMVTTKGKDGSGLGLYFANIAIKSQFRGSISIESEEGKGTTVLITIPIKMID; encoded by the coding sequence ATGCTGGAAACTTTAATAAAAGTTGTAATATATATATTTTCTGCAGGAGTTCATTTATTTCTCCTATTCAAAATAAAAAGTATAAAACATTCAAGGCAGCTGCATCGTATCTGTGCCTTGAATATTTTAATACTTTTTCTGTGGACGGTACAGGGACTGTCAAATATTATCATAGATAGTATTACAGGCTATAGAATATATTATATTTACTTTTTCGGTTCTGTTTGTGTATTCTTTCTTCCTGCAACTCTTATAATGCTTTGTATACTCTTGGTGAAAAACAAAATAAGTCACATTGCAACCTATGTCCTAATTTGCATACCACCTGTTACAAGTACTCTTATGCTTGTGACGAATAGTTACCATAAGCTTTTTATAAAATATATTTCAGCAGATATTAAGACATTGGTATTCGGAAACTATTACTATATTCACTGTACCTGGCAGCTGATTTATGCAACCTTTGCTGTTTTATATCTTATATATTACAGTCTGAAATATACAAATTGTCTTACAAGACAGATTCTGCTTGTAGCTCTAGGTATTATTATGCCGATAGCGGTGGACTATGTGGTATATCTCAATTATTTTTCAAATCTTCCTATTTCATTACCGGATAGTATACATACATTGAGTTACTGCTTTACTACTGTATGCTTAACGATAGCAATAAGGAAATATAAGTTTCTTGATACACTTCCAATTGCAATAAGGAGTATTGTGGATTACATAAGTGATTCATTTGTAGTTATAGATTATAGAAATAACATATTGGAAATGAACAAAAACTTTAAAACCGAGTTTGGTCCGATAATAAAGCATAATGAAAATGACTTTTATAAGGTCATGAAAGATGACAATTTTCAGAACCTAAAAAAGCATATTTCCAAAATTAAGAATGAAAGAACACACCCAAATATCAGAACAGAGCAGGAATTTATTATAAATAATGTTCAACGGTATTTTGAAATTGAAATTATACATGTATACGCTCATGAGCAGTATATTGCCATACTTATTTTATTCCGTGATATGACAGAGCATATGCAGGTTATTAAACTAATGGAAGAAAATGCAAAACAAATGATTGAAAAGGCAAGATTGATTTCGTTGCATAACCTCATAGGAGGTATATCTCATAATATGAAATCCCCTCTGATGTCATCTTCCGGAGGTATTCTGGCACTGAAAAACCATACCCGCAGAATAGAAAGCTTGATTTCCGAAATGAATAATAAAGGTGAATATTCTGAATATCTGGATATTATAGCAGACATGAAAAAATGGGAGGACTCAATCAAAAATTACCTTGTTTATATGTCCGATATCATTACGGCAGTCAAGGAACAGGCTGCTAGTATGATTGGCAACCAAATTAAAAGGTTTAAAGTTGGAGAGCTGTTTTCAAAGATTTCTATTCTACTGGATTTTGAGCTGAAAAAGTCCAATTGCAGCTTGAACAGTATTTTAAATATTAAAGAGGATACTTATATAGAAGGAGACATTTCTTCATTGACACAAATTTTAGGTAATGCAGTAATAAATGCGACACAGGCATATAGTGAGGGTGGCGTTATTAATTTACAGGCTGACCGTAAGCCGGAAGGGGTACTATTTACAATTCAGGATTTCGGAAAAGGTATGCCGCTTGACATAAAAAACAAGATTTTCAATGAAATGGTTACAACAAAAGGTAAGGATGGCTCAGGTTTAGGGCTGTATTTTGCAAACATTGCCATAAAGAGTCAATTCAGGGGTTCTATATCCATCGAGTCAGAAGAAGGCAAGGGAACTACCGTTTTAATTACAATCCCCATAAAAATGATTGATTGA
- a CDS encoding helix-turn-helix domain-containing protein — MEEKFKIIIIDDEQGVIDAIKANLSSEYSVDGFVTSKEGIDAIKENNYDLLILDYFIDSMNGKQITEKIRKTDDELYIMLLTGKAEEAPGLETLKNLDIQMYCEKSANFEEILIMIESARKSVEHSRKEGSFGIRLKRLRRIHNISQEDLGKVLGVGRTAIANWETNQTEPTGENIKKLAELFRVTTDYLLCYKANFGDTPNLAKK; from the coding sequence ATGGAAGAAAAATTTAAAATAATTATCATTGATGATGAACAGGGAGTTATTGATGCAATAAAAGCAAATCTTTCGTCCGAATATTCAGTTGACGGGTTTGTAACTTCTAAGGAAGGTATCGACGCAATCAAGGAAAACAATTACGACCTCTTGATTCTTGACTATTTCATTGATTCTATGAATGGAAAACAAATAACTGAAAAGATAAGGAAAACAGATGATGAGCTTTATATCATGCTCCTTACCGGAAAAGCTGAAGAAGCTCCGGGGTTAGAGACTCTTAAAAATCTTGATATTCAAATGTATTGCGAGAAGTCAGCAAATTTTGAAGAAATATTAATTATGATTGAATCAGCAAGAAAATCCGTAGAACATTCAAGAAAAGAGGGTAGCTTTGGTATAAGGCTAAAAAGGTTGAGAAGAATTCATAATATCAGCCAGGAAGATTTGGGTAAAGTATTAGGAGTGGGGCGTACAGCCATAGCTAACTGGGAAACCAACCAAACTGAGCCTACTGGGGAAAACATTAAAAAACTCGCAGAACTATTCAGAGTCACAACAGACTATTTACTTTGCTACAAAGCTAATTTTGGCGATACCCCTAATCTGGCAAAAAAATAG
- a CDS encoding IS481-like element ISCce1 family transposase, with protein MTAQDRIVKNKMSLIELAEYLQNVSEACKIHGVSRQHFYDIKKAYEENGLEGLKDKTRRKPCMKNRVAPETEEAVLRIAYEKPAYGQLRASNELRKQGVLVSAGGVRSIWQRYNIETFDKRLKKLEEKAAKEGILYTEDQLAALEKAQQEKNISIDEIDTQHPGYLLAQDTFYVGYIKGVGRIYQQTAIDTYSAVGFAKLYTAKVPVTAADILNDRVLPFFENHMIPIMRVLTDRGTEYCGAPEKHLYELFLQMNDIEHTMTKAKSPQTNGICERFNQTILNEFYKPAFRRTMYKSVEQMQENLDFYMLEYNEERTHQGKRCKGKTPMQTFLDSLPLAREKLLNDPAS; from the coding sequence ATGACAGCACAAGATCGTATAGTTAAAAACAAAATGAGCCTGATTGAGTTGGCCGAATATCTTCAAAACGTAAGTGAAGCATGTAAAATTCATGGAGTCAGCAGACAGCACTTCTATGATATTAAGAAAGCTTACGAGGAAAATGGTCTGGAAGGATTAAAGGACAAGACCAGAAGAAAGCCTTGTATGAAAAACAGGGTTGCTCCAGAAACTGAGGAAGCCGTATTAAGAATAGCATATGAAAAGCCGGCATACGGGCAGCTCAGGGCAAGTAACGAACTGAGAAAACAAGGAGTTCTTGTATCAGCCGGAGGGGTAAGATCAATCTGGCAGAGATATAATATAGAAACCTTTGACAAGAGACTCAAAAAGCTTGAAGAAAAGGCTGCCAAGGAAGGCATACTTTACACTGAAGATCAGCTCGCTGCTCTGGAAAAGGCACAGCAGGAAAAGAATATATCCATAGACGAGATAGATACCCAGCACCCGGGATATTTGCTGGCACAGGACACTTTCTATGTGGGCTATATCAAAGGTGTTGGACGTATATATCAGCAAACTGCCATAGATACTTATTCGGCAGTGGGATTCGCAAAATTATATACAGCCAAGGTACCAGTAACAGCAGCAGATATATTAAATGACAGAGTCTTACCGTTCTTTGAGAATCATATGATACCGATAATGAGAGTACTCACAGACAGAGGAACGGAGTACTGTGGAGCACCTGAGAAACACTTGTATGAGTTATTTCTGCAGATGAACGACATTGAGCACACAATGACAAAGGCTAAAAGCCCTCAAACAAACGGTATATGCGAGCGTTTTAACCAAACAATTCTGAATGAATTTTATAAACCCGCATTCCGAAGGACAATGTATAAATCAGTTGAACAAATGCAGGAGAATTTGGATTTTTATATGCTGGAATACAACGAAGAGCGAACACATCAGGGGAAAAGGTGTAAAGGCAAGACGCCGATGCAGACATTTCTTGACAGCTTGCCTCTTGCCCGAGAGAAGCTCCTGAATGATCCTGCGAGTTAA
- a CDS encoding peptidoglycan-binding domain-containing protein gives MSGDDVMDLQLKLIKLGYKGENGNAFKATGYFGTDTLAALNKYKDKVLPAGNRGSNRGLAGDTTLAYLNYSYNMHYANNLTESNSRAYATNNAKYTFNQQLSNVKSSNLPNKPVAPKPSTNMGTTVNSKGSGESASSKVMGNDNIIPIYSIVPKPTMTKEAAIDIIGNVDVNNFIGFDWFSKVYNSVEINSIPVVITYRDGDYTYSYMLGQCHPVSFFGVSIDPDDLYSYQLVFTDAPQYDYGIVFVGETSLDYMKDVTILNGTYYSPKTTIDRIGQIEAKGVDFSKFQKKVISSRTSTEGGSSSVIRYSDSNGTSFVIHEVTDASGKLLHRDFDAVRIESGQLINKK, from the coding sequence ATGAGTGGAGACGATGTAATGGATTTGCAGTTAAAATTAATTAAACTTGGTTATAAAGGTGAAAACGGGAACGCTTTTAAAGCAACTGGTTATTTTGGTACGGACACTTTAGCGGCACTGAATAAATATAAGGATAAAGTCCTTCCAGCGGGAAATAGAGGAAGTAATAGAGGTTTAGCTGGAGATACAACTTTAGCGTATCTTAATTATTCATATAATATGCATTATGCAAACAATTTAACTGAAAGTAATTCAAGAGCATATGCAACAAATAATGCAAAGTATACGTTTAATCAACAGCTATCAAATGTGAAGAGTTCCAATTTACCGAATAAACCAGTTGCACCAAAACCAAGCACCAATATGGGGACAACAGTGAATTCAAAAGGTTCCGGAGAATCTGCATCGAGTAAGGTGATGGGGAATGATAATATTATTCCTATATATTCAATCGTACCTAAGCCTACTATGACTAAAGAAGCTGCAATAGATATAATAGGTAATGTTGATGTGAATAATTTTATAGGATTTGACTGGTTTAGTAAGGTTTATAATTCTGTAGAAATTAACTCAATACCGGTAGTAATAACATATAGAGATGGAGATTACACGTATTCTTATATGCTGGGACAATGCCATCCTGTTAGCTTTTTTGGAGTTAGTATAGATCCAGATGATTTATATAGCTACCAACTTGTTTTTACTGATGCCCCTCAATATGATTATGGTATTGTTTTTGTAGGTGAAACATCACTAGATTATATGAAAGATGTTACAATTTTAAACGGAACATACTATTCTCCAAAGACTACTATCGACAGGATAGGACAGATAGAGGCAAAAGGTGTTGATTTCTCTAAATTTCAAAAAAAAGTAATATCATCCAGAACTTCAACTGAAGGAGGAAGTTCAAGCGTAATAAGATATTCCGATAGTAATGGTACATCTTTTGTAATTCACGAAGTAACCGACGCAAGTGGTAAGCTACTTCACCGAGATTTTGATGCAGTTAGAATTGAATCTGGACAGTTAATAAATAAAAAATAA
- a CDS encoding RHS repeat protein: MTAPNKVTTTFEYDVLDRLLSQNEPGVDEKGEAVTITNSTTYSWDGNPLTKTDAKGGITKYEYNQRGLLLKVTDAQNGVTAYDYDLAGRKIAEVTPKNYNTTKSIYDMNRIEFVYDTMNRLVAKKDVYLDPVTNQGVTIYSKTCKYDNSGNLIKELDAAGYDSGTGTTLEEKINSGYGTEYIYNLANLMITSKDPVAKEHALAFTSRYEYDGLGRKISETNANRVETLYTYNDVGDILSVSLKKNPSSAPKVIKHSTYDLAGRMLSQTDGNGNTTTFEYNTMGKVRKTVAPGDSTIPSTEVTSQYDEIGQLKQQLNSMSKLDLYTYDNQGRQLSHTEKKSDNTQAITTYSIYDVNGNKFSETDGNGNVKKYKYDSLNRLVAAETTVGGREKTTTYTYDANGNKTTETDWLGNTSTNVYDPLNMLIEKRDPYTTIQKLEYNKNSKQIKSADALGNETRYIYDKNNRLIATIDPEGHTTSQSYDDVGNIIAKTNGRNITTTYRFDEFNRLIEVINPKSEKTTYTYDLNGNKLTQTDGNGNTTSYEYNAANKVIRKIDQGGRIGTPGKYTYLDAKTEKYTYFADGNMETKTDRNAKQTVYSYDIHGRLIRKAIGEAAISYTYDNNDNQLTMTDKTGTTTRTYDEENRVTTKKAPGFGTTTYTYDNPEVGGLYFETTEDFKHNLTKKVYDKVGRLYEVISEGKTTTYEYYGNGSRKTVTYSDGAKEEYTYYKDGLNKTLTNKKADGTVIDTYSYTYDEAHNQTTKTDRKGTTSYNYDSLNRLEKVTEPNGRATNYTFDKAGNRLTETILAGAASVTTTYTYNEQNRLVSTVNRSGTETITDTYRYDNNGNTVSKTTETVKPVATSTSGDFSLEKSGQSTASNVTYYKFDVWNQLIKTTAGKKTATYSYNGEGYRVSKTENERTTNYLYEVDKVVLETDVEGNETARNIYGTNLLTRTAQNDTMNYMYNGHGDVTALIGENGAIQATYYYEPSET, encoded by the coding sequence GTGACAGCCCCCAATAAAGTGACCACCACCTTTGAATATGATGTACTGGACAGACTACTGTCCCAAAATGAACCCGGAGTGGACGAAAAAGGTGAAGCCGTCACAATTACCAATTCCACAACTTATAGTTGGGATGGCAATCCACTTACAAAAACAGATGCAAAGGGCGGTATCACAAAGTATGAGTATAATCAAAGGGGGTTACTGCTTAAAGTAACAGATGCCCAAAACGGTGTAACAGCGTATGATTACGACCTAGCAGGAAGAAAGATAGCGGAAGTAACACCGAAAAACTACAATACCACAAAAAGCATTTACGACATGAACAGGATTGAATTTGTCTATGATACAATGAATAGACTCGTAGCAAAAAAGGATGTATACCTTGATCCTGTCACAAACCAAGGGGTCACAATTTACTCTAAAACCTGCAAATATGATAATTCAGGCAATCTTATAAAAGAACTTGATGCAGCGGGATATGACTCAGGTACCGGAACAACACTTGAAGAAAAAATTAATTCAGGTTATGGTACTGAGTATATATACAATCTGGCAAACCTGATGATAACGTCAAAAGACCCGGTAGCAAAGGAACATGCTCTCGCATTTACTTCCAGATATGAATATGACGGATTGGGAAGAAAGATATCTGAAACCAATGCAAACAGAGTGGAAACCCTATACACATACAATGATGTAGGAGACATACTGTCAGTAAGTTTGAAAAAAAATCCTTCGTCTGCACCAAAGGTAATAAAGCATTCTACCTATGACCTTGCAGGCAGAATGCTATCGCAGACCGATGGAAACGGCAATACCACTACATTTGAATACAACACTATGGGGAAAGTCAGGAAGACGGTTGCACCGGGAGACAGTACCATCCCGTCAACAGAGGTAACAAGCCAGTACGACGAAATAGGCCAACTGAAGCAACAGCTAAACTCAATGAGCAAGTTAGACCTCTATACTTACGATAATCAGGGGAGACAGCTTTCCCATACAGAGAAAAAGTCCGATAATACCCAGGCCATAACTACGTATTCGATCTATGATGTAAATGGAAACAAATTTTCTGAAACTGATGGAAACGGCAATGTAAAAAAATATAAATATGACAGTTTAAACAGACTTGTAGCTGCTGAAACAACAGTAGGTGGCAGGGAAAAAACAACTACTTACACATACGATGCCAACGGAAACAAAACCACTGAAACCGACTGGCTTGGCAATACAAGCACAAATGTGTATGATCCCTTAAACATGCTCATAGAAAAAAGAGATCCATACACCACAATACAAAAGTTAGAGTACAACAAAAACAGCAAACAGATAAAATCAGCAGATGCATTGGGCAACGAAACCCGCTACATATATGACAAAAACAACAGACTCATTGCAACCATAGACCCGGAGGGCCATACAACAAGTCAGTCCTATGATGATGTTGGCAATATCATAGCCAAAACAAACGGCAGAAATATTACCACGACATATAGATTTGATGAATTCAACCGATTGATAGAAGTAATAAACCCAAAGTCGGAGAAAACAACCTATACCTACGACTTAAACGGAAACAAACTGACCCAGACTGACGGAAACGGAAACACAACCTCCTATGAGTACAACGCTGCAAATAAGGTTATCAGGAAAATAGATCAGGGTGGAAGAATCGGTACACCGGGGAAATATACATATCTGGATGCCAAAACAGAAAAGTACACCTATTTTGCAGATGGCAACATGGAGACAAAAACCGATAGAAACGCAAAACAGACCGTATATTCCTATGACATACACGGTAGGCTTATCAGAAAAGCAATAGGAGAAGCTGCAATCAGTTATACCTACGACAACAACGACAACCAGCTCACTATGACAGATAAAACAGGAACAACCACAAGAACCTATGACGAAGAAAACAGAGTAACAACCAAAAAAGCTCCGGGTTTCGGCACAACAACCTATACCTATGATAATCCTGAGGTCGGAGGTTTGTACTTTGAAACTACTGAGGATTTCAAGCATAATCTTACAAAAAAAGTATACGACAAAGTAGGCAGACTTTACGAGGTGATATCAGAGGGAAAGACCACAACATATGAATATTACGGCAACGGAAGCAGAAAAACCGTAACCTACAGTGATGGAGCAAAAGAGGAGTACACCTACTACAAGGACGGACTAAATAAAACCCTCACAAACAAAAAAGCTGACGGAACAGTAATAGACACCTACAGCTATACCTATGACGAAGCCCACAACCAGACTACAAAGACAGACAGGAAAGGCACTACCAGCTATAACTACGATAGTCTTAACAGACTTGAAAAAGTAACGGAGCCAAACGGCAGGGCAACCAACTACACCTTTGACAAGGCAGGAAACAGGCTTACAGAAACCATACTGGCAGGTGCGGCCTCTGTAACCACCACATATACCTACAACGAGCAGAACAGACTGGTATCAACCGTAAATAGAAGCGGCACCGAAACAATAACCGACACATACAGGTATGACAACAATGGCAACACCGTATCCAAAACCACAGAAACGGTAAAACCAGTTGCCACGTCAACATCAGGGGACTTTAGTCTGGAAAAGTCAGGCCAGAGTACTGCAAGCAATGTAACCTATTATAAGTTTGATGTCTGGAATCAACTGATAAAAACCACTGCGGGGAAGAAAACAGCAACCTATTCCTATAACGGAGAAGGCTACAGGGTATCCAAAACAGAAAACGAGCGTACCACAAACTACCTTTACGAAGTTGACAAAGTAGTACTGGAAACAGACGTAGAAGGCAACGAGACAGCCAGAAACATATATGGAACAAATCTCCTGACAAGAACGGCACAGAATGATACAATGAACTATATGTACAACGGCCACGGAGACGTAACCGCACTAATAGGGGAGAACGGAGCAATCCAAGCAACCTACTATTACGAGCCTTCGGAAACATAA